Proteins from a genomic interval of Gordonia sp. SL306:
- a CDS encoding DUF349 domain-containing protein — translation MTDPTDPTIASEVTESTTPADTAATGGPSSSAEEVTPRPRPRPGPKPGPRPGPHPRPSELPLVPTPVPHGDPHQFGRIDADGVVWLKAPSGEREIGSWQAGSVEDGLAHFARKFDDLATEVEILEERLAARSGDPRKAQAAAQHLLDALPTAAVLGDVAALEERLNLIVGSADEVADSIKSERDRLRTEAIARKELLAAEAEEIGADSTQWKAAGDRLRAILDEWKTIKGVDRKTDDALWKRYAKARDAFNRRRGAHFAELDRERAGAKARKEELIARAEELSGSTDWGPTSGKFRELLAEWKAAGRAPRDADDALWQRFKAAQDVFFSARNAATSERDSEFAANATAKVALLDAAEKTINPSSDLDAARREFRAFRDKWDEIGKVPREQMSGLEGRARALEKRIRDAEDAQWQRTDPEAQARAAQFADRAAQIEDQARKAEERGKAKDAAKLRDQAAQWKEWADAAASAIADR, via the coding sequence ATGACTGATCCGACCGATCCGACAATTGCCTCCGAGGTGACGGAGTCGACGACCCCTGCCGACACCGCGGCGACAGGTGGTCCGTCTTCGTCCGCGGAGGAAGTGACGCCGCGACCGCGGCCGAGACCGGGACCGAAACCCGGTCCGCGGCCCGGTCCGCACCCCCGACCCAGCGAGTTGCCGCTGGTGCCGACCCCCGTTCCACACGGGGACCCGCATCAGTTCGGGCGGATCGACGCGGACGGTGTGGTCTGGCTCAAGGCGCCCTCCGGCGAACGGGAGATCGGTTCCTGGCAAGCGGGTTCGGTCGAGGACGGTCTCGCCCATTTCGCCCGCAAGTTCGATGACCTCGCCACCGAGGTGGAGATCCTCGAGGAACGCCTGGCCGCGCGGTCCGGCGATCCACGTAAAGCCCAGGCTGCCGCTCAACACCTGCTCGACGCGCTGCCGACCGCGGCGGTCCTCGGCGACGTGGCGGCGCTCGAGGAGCGGTTGAACCTGATCGTCGGGAGTGCCGACGAGGTGGCCGACTCGATCAAGTCCGAGCGCGACCGGTTGCGCACCGAGGCGATCGCGCGCAAGGAACTGCTGGCCGCCGAGGCCGAGGAGATCGGCGCCGATTCCACACAGTGGAAGGCGGCAGGCGACCGGCTCCGGGCGATTCTCGACGAGTGGAAGACCATCAAGGGGGTCGATCGCAAGACCGACGATGCCCTGTGGAAGCGCTACGCCAAGGCGCGGGACGCCTTCAACCGTCGTCGCGGCGCCCATTTCGCCGAACTCGACCGTGAGCGGGCCGGCGCCAAGGCCCGCAAGGAAGAGCTGATCGCGCGCGCCGAGGAACTGTCCGGTTCCACCGACTGGGGTCCGACGTCGGGCAAGTTCCGTGAGCTCCTCGCCGAATGGAAGGCGGCCGGTCGTGCCCCACGCGACGCCGACGACGCCTTGTGGCAGCGCTTCAAGGCCGCCCAGGATGTGTTCTTCTCGGCACGCAACGCCGCCACGTCCGAGCGGGACAGCGAGTTCGCGGCCAATGCCACCGCAAAGGTCGCCCTCCTCGATGCCGCCGAGAAGACCATCAACCCGTCGTCGGATCTCGACGCCGCGCGCCGCGAGTTCCGGGCGTTCCGCGACAAGTGGGATGAGATCGGCAAGGTACCCCGGGAACAGATGAGCGGCCTCGAGGGCCGGGCCCGTGCGCTGGAGAAGCGGATTCGCGACGCCGAAGACGCCCAGTGGCAGCGCACCGACCCCGAGGCGCAGGCCAGGGCCGCGCAGTTCGCGGACCGTGCGGCCCAGATCGAGGATCAGGCGCGCAAGGCCGAAGAGCGCGGCAAGGCCAAGGACGCTGCCAAACTCCGCGACCAGGCGGCCCAGTGGAAAGAGTGGGCTGACGCCGCGGCCAGTGCGATCGCCGACCGCTGA
- the miaA gene encoding tRNA (adenosine(37)-N6)-dimethylallyltransferase MiaA: MTTPIPVAVLGPTASGKSDLALDLAERLDGEIVNLDAMQQYRGMDIGTAKLTVAERRGIPHHQIDVLDVTETATVARYQQAATDDVQTLLTAGRTPILVGGSMMYIQGLLDNWRFPATDADVRAKYEAMLADDGVARLHQRLAEVDPQAAASILATDGRRIVRALEVVEITGEPFAASAPTIGDPRWGTRILALDRETGALDERIRLRTRQMFAGGLETEVRDLCEVGLREGRTASRAIGYAQVLAALDGEHDMATAEELTFIGTRRYVRRQRSWFRRDHRIMWLDAAEPDLVGAALRAIGHG; encoded by the coding sequence ATGACCACTCCGATCCCGGTTGCGGTCCTCGGTCCCACCGCGAGCGGCAAGTCGGATCTCGCACTCGATCTCGCGGAGCGACTCGACGGCGAGATCGTCAACCTCGACGCGATGCAGCAGTACCGCGGGATGGACATCGGCACGGCGAAACTGACGGTGGCGGAGCGTCGAGGCATCCCGCATCACCAGATAGATGTCCTCGACGTGACCGAGACGGCGACCGTCGCGCGGTATCAGCAGGCCGCCACGGACGACGTCCAGACGCTGCTCACGGCGGGCCGGACCCCGATCCTGGTCGGCGGGTCGATGATGTACATCCAGGGGCTGCTGGACAATTGGCGGTTCCCGGCGACCGACGCCGATGTCCGGGCGAAATACGAGGCGATGCTCGCCGACGACGGCGTGGCCCGTCTCCATCAGCGTCTCGCCGAGGTCGATCCGCAGGCGGCGGCGTCCATCCTCGCCACCGATGGCCGACGGATCGTGCGTGCCCTCGAGGTCGTGGAGATCACCGGTGAACCGTTCGCGGCGTCGGCACCCACCATCGGAGACCCGCGGTGGGGTACGCGAATCCTCGCACTCGACCGGGAGACCGGCGCCCTGGACGAGCGGATCCGGTTGCGCACCCGCCAGATGTTCGCCGGTGGGCTGGAAACGGAGGTGCGCGACCTCTGCGAGGTCGGATTGCGCGAGGGCCGGACGGCCTCCCGGGCCATCGGATATGCACAGGTCCTCGCGGCTCTCGACGGCGAACACGACATGGCGACGGCCGAAGAGCTCACCTTCATCGGGACGCGGCGCTACGTTCGCCGGCAGCGTTCGTGGTTCCGCCGCGACCATCGCATCATGTGGCTCGACGCTGCGGAACCCGACCTGGTCGGCGCCGCCCTCCGGGCGATCGGCCACGGCTGA
- the dapF gene encoding diaminopimelate epimerase — protein sequence MTATQSTAQSTARPGSASDRRRFVKGHGTQNDFVILTDPAADLELTEPVVAALCDRRRGIGADGLLRVVRSAALVERGVLTALPDGVGPDDWFMDYRNADGSIAEMCGNGVRVFAHHLRASGLVADDAFTVGSRAGARPVIVHSHDEVRADVTVEMGQVRLTGESLVRIGDDAYRGAMVDVGNPHLACVVPDMTAADLAAVDFTAGVEIDSQAFPHGANVELVTPAGPVDERGRLPAAMRVFERGVGETRSCGTGLVAAGAAILAAGDQSTGTLCITVPGGRVEVDIRADGSHLRGPSMLVADGELRTGWDRLQD from the coding sequence GTGACGGCGACCCAGTCCACTGCACAGTCCACCGCCCGGCCCGGATCGGCCTCCGACCGTCGGCGTTTCGTGAAGGGGCACGGCACCCAGAACGACTTCGTCATCCTCACCGACCCGGCGGCAGACCTCGAATTGACCGAGCCCGTGGTGGCCGCGCTGTGCGACCGTCGGCGCGGCATCGGCGCGGACGGCCTGCTGCGGGTGGTGCGCTCGGCGGCGCTGGTGGAGCGGGGAGTGCTGACTGCGCTGCCCGACGGCGTCGGACCAGACGACTGGTTCATGGACTACCGCAATGCCGACGGATCGATCGCGGAGATGTGCGGGAACGGCGTGCGGGTGTTCGCCCACCACCTGCGGGCCTCGGGCCTGGTCGCCGACGACGCGTTCACCGTCGGGTCGCGCGCAGGTGCCCGACCGGTGATCGTGCACAGCCACGACGAGGTCCGCGCTGACGTGACCGTCGAGATGGGGCAGGTGCGTCTGACCGGCGAATCGTTGGTGCGGATCGGCGACGACGCGTATCGCGGTGCGATGGTCGACGTGGGCAATCCGCATCTGGCCTGCGTGGTGCCGGACATGACCGCCGCCGACCTGGCGGCTGTCGACTTCACCGCGGGGGTCGAGATCGACAGCCAGGCCTTTCCGCACGGTGCCAACGTTGAGCTGGTGACGCCCGCCGGACCTGTCGACGAACGAGGCCGACTACCTGCGGCGATGCGAGTGTTCGAGCGCGGTGTGGGCGAGACGCGCAGTTGCGGGACCGGTCTGGTGGCGGCGGGCGCCGCGATCCTGGCCGCCGGCGACCAGTCCACCGGCACTCTCTGCATCACCGTGCCAGGTGGTCGCGTCGAGGTGGATATCCGGGCCGACGGGTCCCACCTGCGCGGACCATCGATGCTGGTCGCCGACGGTGAACTGCGGACCGGTTGGGACCGACTTCAGGACTGA
- the hflX gene encoding GTPase HflX: protein MTESASTPFSLSTPDDDDLTDLPETATEPGTGRDILRGLAQPTTGELQLSERASLQRVAGLSTELTDVTEVEYRQLRLERVVLVGVWTEGSAAQARASMVELAALAETAGSEVLDALIQRRSRPDSATYIGSGKADELREAVLTSGADTVICDGELTPAQLTALEKIVKVKVIDRTALILDIFAQHATSREGKAQVSLAQMEYMLPRLRGWGESMSRQAGGRAGSNGGVGLRGPGETKIETDRRRIRERMAKLRREIRGMKKSRTVMRAARERNAIPRLTVAGYTNAGKSSLVNAMTGSGVLVQDALFATLDPTTRRATLDDGRAVVFTDTVGFVRHLPTQLVEAFRSTLEEVVDADLVLHVVDGADAFPAEQISAVRQVINEVVAEEDAAPPPELLVINKIDAVDATRMAELRGAFGDAVFVSARTGEGLPELFDRLREFIGRSDVELTIDVPYTRGDVVSRIHEEGEVLSSEHTADGTRMRVRVPAAFAGALDDLTVTTSR, encoded by the coding sequence ATGACCGAATCAGCATCCACACCATTTTCCCTGTCCACCCCGGACGACGACGATCTCACCGATCTCCCCGAGACCGCCACCGAGCCGGGCACCGGCCGCGACATCCTCCGCGGTCTGGCACAACCCACGACGGGTGAGCTCCAGCTCTCCGAGCGCGCCTCTCTGCAGCGTGTCGCCGGATTGTCGACCGAACTCACCGACGTCACCGAGGTCGAATACCGGCAGCTGCGACTCGAACGCGTCGTTCTGGTCGGTGTCTGGACCGAGGGCAGCGCCGCCCAGGCGCGCGCCAGCATGGTCGAACTCGCCGCACTGGCCGAGACGGCCGGCTCGGAGGTTCTCGACGCGCTGATCCAGCGGCGGTCGCGGCCCGACTCGGCCACCTACATCGGGTCCGGCAAGGCCGACGAACTCCGCGAGGCCGTGCTCACCTCCGGCGCCGACACGGTGATCTGCGACGGTGAACTCACCCCGGCTCAGCTCACCGCGCTGGAGAAGATCGTCAAGGTCAAGGTCATCGACCGGACCGCATTGATCCTCGACATCTTCGCCCAGCACGCGACGTCGCGCGAGGGCAAAGCCCAGGTGTCGCTCGCCCAGATGGAGTACATGCTGCCCCGACTGCGTGGGTGGGGCGAGTCGATGTCGCGCCAGGCGGGTGGTCGCGCGGGAAGCAACGGCGGTGTGGGTCTGCGTGGTCCGGGCGAGACGAAGATCGAGACGGATCGTCGGCGCATTCGCGAACGAATGGCGAAGCTGCGCCGGGAGATCCGCGGGATGAAGAAGTCGCGCACCGTGATGCGCGCGGCGCGCGAACGCAACGCCATCCCTCGATTGACGGTCGCCGGGTACACGAACGCCGGCAAGTCGAGTCTCGTCAACGCGATGACCGGGTCCGGCGTCCTCGTGCAGGACGCACTGTTCGCCACCCTAGACCCCACCACCCGTCGCGCCACCCTCGACGACGGCCGCGCAGTGGTGTTCACCGACACCGTCGGTTTCGTGCGGCACCTGCCGACGCAGCTCGTCGAGGCGTTTCGGTCGACACTGGAGGAGGTGGTCGACGCCGACCTGGTCCTGCACGTCGTCGACGGTGCGGATGCCTTTCCTGCCGAACAGATCTCGGCCGTGCGTCAGGTGATCAACGAGGTCGTCGCCGAGGAGGACGCCGCGCCGCCGCCGGAACTGTTGGTGATCAACAAGATCGACGCCGTCGACGCCACCAGGATGGCCGAACTGCGTGGGGCGTTCGGTGATGCGGTGTTCGTGTCCGCGCGCACCGGTGAGGGCTTGCCCGAGCTGTTCGACCGGCTCCGCGAGTTCATCGGCCGCTCCGACGTGGAGCTGACGATCGACGTGCCGTACACCCGTGGTGACGTGGTGTCGCGGATTCACGAGGAGGGCGAGGTGCTGTCGAGCGAACACACCGCGGACGGCACCCGGATGCGAGTGCGCGTCCCGGCAGCCTTCGCAGGCGCGCTCGACGATCTCACGGTGACGACCTCACGGTGA
- a CDS encoding HPr family phosphocarrier protein, translated as MPSTTVTVGSAVGLHARPATIIAEAVADAGTAVTIGLEGGDPVDAGSALMIMTLGAEKGTNVVVTAEDQNTLDAIATLVAKDLDAD; from the coding sequence ATGCCCAGCACCACCGTCACCGTCGGATCCGCCGTCGGCCTGCATGCCCGTCCCGCGACGATCATTGCCGAGGCGGTCGCGGACGCCGGCACCGCGGTCACCATCGGCCTCGAGGGCGGAGACCCGGTGGATGCCGGTTCGGCTCTGATGATCATGACTCTCGGCGCCGAGAAGGGCACCAACGTCGTGGTCACGGCCGAGGATCAGAACACCCTCGATGCGATTGCCACCCTGGTCGCCAAGGACCTCGACGCCGACTGA
- a CDS encoding PTS fructose transporter subunit IIABC gives MSEQIITTQTVSLDVDAGADPAAVIGYLAEALQAAGRTTDAADLTRGALDREAKSATGLPGGIAIPHARAESVTEASLAMARLSAKVDFGAPDGPADLVFLIAAPSGGASEHMKLLSSLARSLVRPDFVASLREAESDERVVQLVDEAINPAPAQPVASTAAATAAATAPASAAGAPPPAPDATVPGRKSIVAITACPTGIAHTYMAADALKYAAERADIDFHVETQGSSATTAFDPQVIANADAVIFATDVGVKGKERFHGKPVISSGVKRAINEPDAMIAEAVAASDNPNAAVVAGSGDGVPDSTADAGGVGFGKQVQQALMTGVSYMIPFVAAGGLLMALAFLPFLGGYEIANSTLDTSGALNDGQFIALNNSLWDLPAGGLGQYIGAVLFAVGGLAMSMLVPVLAGYISFAIADRPGIAPGFVAGLVSVAVGASFIGGLVGGLIAGVACFWIARLPLPQWARGLMPVVIIPLLGSLVIGVLLYMLLGKPLAWVTDQMTDGLNSMSGGSAIILGIVLGLMMCFDLGGPVNKAAYLFATAGLAIGGNAQLEIMAAVMCAGMVPPLALALATVLRPGLFTEPERENGKAAWLLGASFISEGAIPFAATDPFRVIPSMMAGGALSGALIMAFGVTQRAPHGGIFVFFTMNHWVLFLVALAAGTALSAFLVIAAKQWSTARKEATTVPELEAVAA, from the coding sequence ATGTCCGAACAGATCATCACGACGCAGACGGTGAGTCTCGACGTCGACGCGGGCGCCGACCCGGCGGCCGTGATCGGCTATCTCGCCGAAGCACTCCAGGCGGCAGGCCGCACGACCGATGCCGCCGACCTCACTCGAGGGGCGCTCGACCGCGAGGCGAAGTCCGCGACCGGGCTGCCCGGTGGAATCGCGATCCCGCACGCCCGTGCCGAGTCGGTCACCGAGGCCAGTCTCGCGATGGCGCGGCTGTCCGCCAAGGTCGACTTCGGTGCACCCGACGGCCCGGCAGACCTCGTGTTCCTCATCGCCGCGCCGTCCGGCGGCGCATCCGAGCACATGAAACTGCTGAGCTCTCTTGCGCGATCGCTGGTCCGCCCCGATTTCGTCGCGTCCCTGCGCGAGGCCGAGAGCGATGAGCGGGTGGTACAACTCGTCGACGAGGCGATCAATCCCGCACCCGCACAACCGGTGGCATCCACTGCCGCGGCAACCGCTGCGGCCACCGCCCCGGCATCGGCGGCGGGCGCCCCGCCGCCGGCACCGGATGCGACTGTCCCCGGACGCAAGTCGATCGTCGCGATCACCGCGTGCCCGACCGGGATCGCACACACCTACATGGCGGCAGATGCCCTCAAGTACGCGGCCGAACGCGCCGACATCGACTTCCACGTGGAGACCCAGGGGTCGTCGGCGACAACCGCATTCGATCCGCAGGTGATCGCGAACGCGGACGCCGTCATCTTCGCCACCGACGTCGGGGTGAAGGGCAAGGAGCGTTTCCACGGCAAGCCCGTCATCTCCTCCGGCGTCAAACGGGCGATCAATGAGCCCGACGCAATGATCGCCGAAGCGGTTGCCGCCTCGGACAATCCGAATGCCGCAGTGGTGGCGGGCTCCGGCGACGGCGTCCCGGACAGCACCGCGGACGCCGGCGGCGTCGGCTTCGGCAAGCAGGTCCAGCAGGCACTGATGACCGGCGTCAGTTACATGATCCCGTTCGTCGCCGCCGGTGGCCTGCTCATGGCTCTCGCCTTTCTCCCGTTCCTCGGCGGCTACGAGATCGCGAACTCGACCCTCGACACGTCCGGCGCGCTCAACGACGGACAGTTCATCGCGCTGAACAACAGTCTGTGGGATCTGCCTGCCGGCGGCCTCGGCCAATACATCGGCGCGGTGTTGTTCGCCGTCGGTGGTCTCGCCATGAGCATGCTGGTCCCGGTCCTGGCCGGTTACATCTCGTTCGCCATCGCCGATCGCCCCGGTATCGCACCCGGTTTCGTCGCGGGTCTCGTGTCGGTCGCCGTCGGTGCCAGCTTCATCGGCGGTCTGGTCGGCGGCCTCATCGCCGGCGTCGCCTGTTTCTGGATCGCCCGACTCCCGTTGCCGCAGTGGGCGCGAGGGCTGATGCCGGTGGTGATCATCCCGCTGCTGGGCAGCTTGGTCATCGGCGTGCTCCTGTACATGCTGCTCGGCAAGCCGCTCGCATGGGTCACCGATCAGATGACCGACGGCCTCAACAGCATGTCCGGCGGCTCGGCGATCATCCTGGGCATCGTGCTCGGCCTGATGATGTGCTTCGACCTCGGCGGCCCGGTCAACAAGGCGGCATATCTGTTCGCCACCGCGGGCCTCGCGATCGGCGGCAATGCGCAGCTGGAGATCATGGCCGCGGTGATGTGCGCAGGCATGGTCCCACCGCTCGCGCTGGCGCTGGCCACCGTACTGCGCCCGGGGCTGTTCACCGAGCCCGAGCGTGAGAACGGCAAGGCCGCATGGCTGCTCGGTGCGTCGTTCATCTCCGAGGGCGCGATCCCGTTCGCGGCGACCGACCCGTTCCGCGTGATCCCGTCGATGATGGCAGGCGGCGCACTGTCCGGTGCGTTGATCATGGCGTTCGGCGTCACCCAGCGCGCCCCGCACGGCGGCATCTTCGTGTTCTTCACGATGAACCACTGGGTCTTGTTCCTGGTGGCGCTCGCCGCCGGTACGGCGTTGTCCGCGTTCCTCGTCATCGCGGCCAAGCAATGGAGCACCGCCCGAAAAGAGGCGACAACCGTACCCGAACTGGAGGCCGTTGCGGCCTGA
- a CDS encoding 1-phosphofructokinase family hexose kinase: MILTVTANPSLDRTLELAAPLRRGEVQRATSVRAEPGGKGVNVARVVSEAGLSTLAVLPARTGDPLLTALDTVGLPYLALPIDGDVRSNVTVADPDGTTTKINAPGFGLSPAEAHALVDLVVENARGASWVALCGSLPPGPSDNWYRTVIDELDGQDCRVAVDTSGGPLSATVRGRVDLLKPNDEELAEATGVDPSGLVAATSRGDYAPLVSAARTLVDRTGAAILATLGAAGAILVTDSGTWFATPPPIVPRSTVGAGDSALAGYLIAESRGATEPERLRTAVAYGSAATALAGTQPPAPGQLDLDGVAVTDLSGAAQVG, translated from the coding sequence GTGATCCTGACCGTCACCGCCAATCCGAGCCTCGACCGCACCCTCGAGCTCGCCGCACCGCTGCGCCGCGGTGAGGTGCAGCGCGCGACGTCGGTGCGTGCCGAACCCGGCGGCAAGGGCGTCAACGTCGCGCGGGTGGTGTCCGAGGCAGGGCTGTCGACGCTTGCCGTCCTGCCCGCGCGGACCGGCGACCCACTGCTCACCGCGCTCGACACGGTCGGTCTCCCCTACCTCGCCCTGCCGATCGACGGCGACGTCCGCTCCAACGTCACGGTCGCCGATCCCGACGGCACGACCACCAAGATCAACGCACCCGGCTTCGGGCTGTCCCCCGCCGAGGCACATGCCCTCGTCGACCTGGTTGTCGAGAACGCGCGCGGCGCAAGCTGGGTGGCGCTGTGTGGGTCACTGCCGCCGGGGCCGTCCGACAACTGGTACCGGACCGTCATCGACGAGCTCGACGGACAGGACTGCCGAGTCGCAGTGGACACCTCCGGCGGCCCGCTGTCGGCGACGGTCCGGGGTCGTGTGGACCTGCTGAAGCCCAACGACGAGGAGCTGGCCGAGGCCACCGGCGTGGACCCGTCGGGTCTCGTCGCCGCGACGTCGCGAGGCGATTACGCACCGCTCGTCAGCGCGGCTCGCACTCTCGTCGACCGGACCGGGGCCGCCATCCTCGCCACCCTCGGTGCGGCCGGGGCGATCCTGGTCACCGACTCCGGGACCTGGTTCGCCACCCCGCCACCGATCGTGCCGCGCAGCACTGTCGGCGCCGGGGACTCGGCTCTCGCCGGGTATCTGATCGCGGAGTCCCGCGGCGCCACCGAGCCGGAGCGGCTCCGGACCGCGGTCGCCTATGGCTCGGCGGCCACCGCGCTCGCCGGCACTCAGCCACCCGCGCCAGGTCAGCTCGATCTCGACGGGGTGGCGGTCACGGACCTCTCCGGAGCCGCCCAGGTCGGATGA
- a CDS encoding DeoR/GlpR family DNA-binding transcription regulator has protein sequence MYAEERQQAIADQVRANGRASVTALATLFDVTSETVRRDLATLERAGHLQRVHGGAVRPGSTPVIGELGIDERQMTHTHEKVAIGRAAIRFLPPDGGSVFFDAGTTTFQAALALPRDRRLTLITHSIPIAAALAGHNSSDLHVLGGRVRGLTQATVGSETVAALERLRISTAFVGANGITESHGLSTPDPDEAAIKAAIVRVANRVVVLSDSSKIDREDLSSFADLADIDVLVTDAGIDPVTSAALSARGIDVVIA, from the coding sequence GTGTACGCCGAAGAACGTCAGCAGGCGATCGCCGATCAGGTGCGGGCCAATGGCCGCGCGTCGGTCACCGCGTTGGCCACGCTGTTCGACGTGACCAGTGAGACGGTGCGTCGGGATCTCGCAACCCTCGAGCGCGCAGGACATCTTCAGCGGGTACACGGCGGCGCGGTTCGGCCGGGTTCCACGCCGGTGATCGGCGAGCTCGGCATCGACGAACGCCAGATGACCCACACGCATGAGAAGGTCGCCATCGGCCGTGCGGCGATCCGGTTCCTCCCACCGGACGGTGGTTCCGTGTTCTTCGACGCCGGCACCACCACCTTCCAGGCCGCCCTCGCCCTGCCACGTGACCGCCGTCTGACCCTGATCACCCACAGCATCCCGATCGCGGCCGCGCTGGCCGGCCACAACTCGTCGGACCTGCATGTCCTCGGAGGCCGGGTCCGCGGACTCACACAGGCGACGGTGGGCTCCGAGACGGTGGCGGCACTGGAACGACTGCGTATCTCGACGGCCTTCGTCGGCGCGAACGGGATCACCGAGTCACACGGACTCTCCACCCCCGACCCGGACGAGGCCGCCATCAAGGCGGCCATCGTGAGGGTTGCCAATCGCGTTGTGGTGCTTTCTGATTCATCAAAGATCGACCGTGAGGACCTGTCCTCGTTCGCCGATCTCGCAGATATCGACGTGCTGGTCACCGACGCCGGGATCGACCCGGTCACCTCCGCGGCCCTGTCGGCACGCGGGATCGACGTCGTGATCGCGTGA
- a CDS encoding putative PEP-binding protein, whose amino-acid sequence MTQTQVLQGTPVVAGKAFGPAIWPGARPEYDPSAEDAVAEDEREVETKRFTDAAAAVAGRLRERASHASGAASEVLVATAGLAEDRGWVGAASALIAKGTPAPAAAVAATEQFAAMFTKLGGLMAERVTDLNDVRDRVVAELLGIPEPGVPEPPVPSVLLADDLAPADTAGLDPTLITALVTRLGGPTSHTAIIARQLGIPCVVAVGELATVAVGTTVLVDGTAGTLEVEPDEARALAGVDESRRKAAAVASWTGPGTTADGHPVSVLANVADGASARNASGHPVEGVGLFRTELAFLERAEAPTIAEQTTLYREVIDAFADQKVVIRTLDAGSDKPLKFVTQLNEANPALGVRGNRIAIDHPEIRAAQLDAIAAAAQESGATPWVMAPMIASPSEAAEFAGEVRRRGLIAGVMVEVPAAAILAPAIMAEVDFVSIGTNDLTQYTMAADRMSAELATLTDPWQPAALALIDMVARAGQAAGKPVGVCGEAAADPLLACVLVGMGVSSLSAAPAAAAPVGARLSEVTLDQCRSAAQAVLKTADPAEARAVAAAALGG is encoded by the coding sequence GTGACACAGACACAGGTTTTGCAGGGGACACCGGTGGTGGCCGGAAAGGCCTTCGGTCCGGCCATCTGGCCGGGCGCCCGCCCGGAATACGACCCGAGCGCAGAGGACGCCGTCGCCGAGGACGAGCGTGAGGTCGAGACCAAACGCTTCACCGACGCCGCGGCGGCGGTGGCGGGACGGCTCCGGGAGCGGGCCTCGCATGCCTCGGGCGCCGCGTCGGAGGTGCTCGTGGCGACCGCCGGCCTGGCCGAGGACCGCGGTTGGGTCGGTGCGGCGTCGGCGTTGATCGCCAAGGGCACCCCCGCGCCGGCTGCGGCCGTGGCGGCGACCGAACAGTTCGCCGCGATGTTCACCAAGCTCGGCGGACTGATGGCCGAGCGGGTCACCGATCTCAACGACGTCCGCGATCGGGTGGTCGCCGAGTTGCTCGGGATACCCGAGCCCGGCGTACCGGAACCGCCCGTGCCGTCGGTGCTGCTCGCCGACGATCTCGCCCCGGCGGACACCGCCGGGCTCGATCCGACGCTGATCACCGCGCTCGTCACGCGTCTCGGAGGTCCCACGAGTCACACCGCGATCATTGCCCGCCAGTTGGGGATTCCATGCGTGGTGGCAGTGGGTGAGCTCGCCACCGTGGCCGTCGGCACCACGGTGCTCGTCGACGGCACGGCGGGCACTCTGGAGGTCGAACCCGACGAGGCGAGGGCGCTGGCCGGCGTCGACGAGAGTCGTCGCAAGGCCGCCGCGGTGGCGTCGTGGACGGGACCCGGGACGACCGCGGACGGGCATCCGGTCTCGGTGCTCGCGAATGTCGCCGACGGAGCGTCGGCACGAAACGCATCCGGTCATCCCGTCGAGGGTGTCGGATTGTTCCGCACGGAGCTGGCGTTCCTCGAGCGGGCCGAGGCCCCGACGATCGCCGAGCAGACAACGTTGTACCGCGAGGTGATCGACGCATTCGCCGATCAGAAAGTGGTGATCCGGACGCTCGACGCCGGGTCGGACAAGCCGCTCAAATTCGTGACCCAGCTCAACGAGGCCAATCCGGCGCTGGGTGTGCGGGGCAATCGCATCGCGATCGACCATCCCGAGATCCGCGCGGCGCAGCTCGATGCGATCGCAGCCGCTGCTCAGGAGAGCGGAGCCACGCCATGGGTGATGGCCCCGATGATCGCATCGCCTTCCGAGGCAGCGGAATTCGCGGGCGAAGTGCGGCGCCGTGGATTGATCGCGGGGGTGATGGTCGAGGTGCCCGCCGCTGCGATCCTGGCTCCCGCGATCATGGCGGAGGTCGACTTCGTCTCGATCGGCACCAATGATCTGACGCAGTACACGATGGCCGCGGATCGGATGTCCGCCGAACTCGCCACACTGACGGATCCGTGGCAGCCTGCGGCGCTGGCACTGATCGACATGGTTGCCCGCGCCGGTCAGGCGGCGGGCAAACCGGTCGGAGTGTGCGGTGAGGCGGCCGCCGACCCGCTGCTGGCATGTGTACTCGTCGGCATGGGCGTCAGTTCATTGTCCGCGGCGCCCGCCGCGGCTGCGCCGGTCGGGGCTCGCCTCTCGGAGGTGACCCTCGACCAGTGCCGGTCAGCCGCGCAAGCAGTGCTGAAAACCGCCGATCCCGCGGAGGCCCGTGCGGTCGCGGCCGCGGCGCTCGGTGGCTGA